Part of the Bombus huntii isolate Logan2020A chromosome 10, iyBomHunt1.1, whole genome shotgun sequence genome, TGAGACTCTGACAAtcgatatttatttgttatataatataaaattacattattattatttatataatattaaattacaatattataataattactaattacaaGATATCTTTTACTTATGAAGTTTAAtactatttaaaataaaataatgttaatgCAAAATAATCGTGAGGattatacgtatgtacttatgtaGCAACGGTAGTAAGATTACGACATGGTCATATAAAcaacacatacatacatgtatatggaACATAACCTAATCACTGTTAAATCAACACAAACAACTGTCATGTATACTGTGTAGAAAGTTTCTTAATGATTCTTACATTTCACTGAGATAAAACTTATCgaataattcataattatGACAGAAGCATCGTTTACTAAACCAGCGAATGATTCGCAGTTCCTTCGAAATGAACCTGTGAATTACACTACCGGTATTTCAATCTTCCATAAAAAATTctgatatttgaaatttttatttccaaatgTTATATGAATAGGAAGAATATGAAATTCGACATGAAATTTTACAGAAATTCGACAGATGATGCATGGTTTTGGAGACAGTAGTGAACCATTAATTGAATCTGCGAAAATCATAGAAGAAGTTGTTCTACAACAAATGAGGACAATAGTAAGAAAAGCTTGCGAAATTTCTGAGAAACGGGGAAATTCGAAAAAGGGTATTTGTATTTCAGCGGAAGATCTGATTTTCTTATTACGCAAAAACAAAGTGAAATTGCAACGCCTTCTAAAATATTTAGGCAAGTTTGATGTGATCATAAACCAAAAAATtcgtttaatatatataatataatatgaaaatttgtataatacatattCTCATTTAGCAATATCTTGtagaattaaaagaatttaagTCTTCCATACACAAAACAATAGAAAGCGATTCACCCGAAGATATTGTACAGAATGAAAGTCCAAATGGATCAAAAAAGAAAGGATCACTGCATAGTTTTCTTAGTCAAATTAACAATACTGGTGAACTTCTTGAAGATGCATCTACTGTAGATGAAGTTAAACAACAAAGATGTATTCGTGCAGAAATTATGACACGGTCTATGGATGAAGctagatatttaaaattcagtAAGGCACGTAATGCATCCTTTGCAAATAAGAATAGGCACAAATTTAGTGATTGGATAGCACCAGACAGTGAGTTTTGTGTATTTAACTATCTTACATTTgagaataattttcatttatctgttaagtatatttttgtattatgcTATTTAGGTGATATAACAGTCACAAAACAAGCATATATAATTTTGGGTTATTTAGCATATGAAACAGTAGCACAAATTATAGATTTTGCACTATTAGTAAGACAGGaccaaaataaaatatatgggGATGCTatagatcgacttagacttaGTTATGTTAATCCATACACTTATAAACCATATTACCATGGCAAGGTTTgtgatatttttatcatttaaaacATGCAAAATCTATgataaaaggaaatattatacttttatgctcttttttaaaataattaagcaGGTAGCTGTAACAAAACCAATAACACCTGCAGAAATAATTGAAGCTCTCAGACGGTATTGGTCACCTCAATTGGATATGACAGGTCCATTTAATCGTTGGTCCATGAGAAAACCACACTTAAAACTTCTATCTTCATAAAGTAGATTAActtaattcatttaattagAGGAGCAAAGTTTATGCTCTTCTAAAATGGAGccttctataaaaaaaattatcagtattctaaatttatatttgattaaaTGTGTATTTTAATCTTTGTATATTAAACTACAATACAGGAGTGTTTTAAAATTGCCCAATATTTATTGACAAATTCCCGTACCTCTTACAGGTGTATCttagatttttaatattagGTGTACACATTATATCGCTACataaattattagaattttattctttttttttacaaagtCGTTCGATCATGTGTCCTATTAATTAACGCGACATTCATAGGTACCTTATGTATCCTTTCTTTACAATTATATTAGTTCCTGTACATTTTACAATTGGTAGTCCCTGATTCCATTTTAAAGATAGGATTATAATACACTTGATTTTGCATTAACGCATGATACGTTTGCTTTCATTGTACTcttcataaaatatttggatcttttctttaattttaccttactttgaatatttttttttaaaatgatttcaTTATGCAACATAATGATTAAAAAGTTTCGTCTTGACGTTCAGTATTCtagatatatatttagtatCTACAAATTTGAGCtagttttagaaattttacaCATTATTTCATGAATTCACACAGATACTAATTTTGCTTCTGTATCATGGTGAGAGCAACGTCGATACGCGTACTTTCCCTTCCGCACCACCAGTTATACACGTTCCGGATTGATTGGCGGTAGACCAGTCGCAGCAAAGTGTACCTTTATGTCCGCCTAATTCTAAAATCTTTGCTTGTGCACCTGGTGGCatctgaaaatttatattcagtAGTTGAAGAACAGAGCTATCAAATCCTTAAAATATCAGTAGACAATAAAAATTACgtactttatatatatttcctcCAGTTTGTGTACAAAGTAGCATATAGTTACCGCTTTGGTCAAAAGTGAACAATTTTCCATGAACTGTGTTTTTCTCTACCTTGATTTTCGTTTCCCATAAAATCTTTCCTGAATGATTCAAACTTCTTTGACACAATTTTCCATCCTCACTTTGTGTACAGATATTTGTATAATCATTAATTAGTTCTATATCAATAACTGGACTCGAATGACAGCTTATATTATCAATAATTTCGTTCCGTCTTAAATcatgtattaaaatatttccattgGATAACCCTGTGATAAGGAGCTGCCCGTTATGATTAAATGCGGAACacaacgcagttacattttgtTCCATAGGTAAAGTTCTTTCtaattttcttgtttttatgtcgtacaataataattttccttcgTTCGAATCTGATACAGAACATACAAATGTGGATTCCGTTGGATTGCATAACAAAGTAATGATTCGAGAGTTCTCATGTTGAATGTCCCATAAGGTTTTGCAATCACGAGTATCATGTAATTGAATCAATCCATTGTTATCACCATGTAAAAAATAACGCTCATTTTTTGATATCCAGTCTAACGCAGTAATTGCTTTGTTTGAGTTTGCTGGAGCAGAGATAAATGTAGTAACAGTTctatagaattaaaaaaaaacatgaTTACATTTATGCAAAATTCTGCCATAAAActaatattgtaaatattaaaagtaattaCTTTGGTGAAGGTATCGGGGTCCATACTTTAATAATACCGTCTGCATCACCTGTAGCTACGTAGGAGCCACTTGCATTACTTTTACATTGAATTATTGATGTTTTATGTTCCGTATACTCTTCCTGGAAATGAAacatattatgaaaatttctaaaatatttgcTATATAAATAAGTAGTATTTTACCTGACTAAGAAGAATGTAAGTGGAATCGATTTTATCTTTAGCCTTTCGCTCAGCTACTGCATCGATAGACGAATCTCTTTTTCTAGAGCTTGTTAATCTTGAATCACAACTAATACTTCTTTTACTAACAGGTTCGGATTTATTGATCGAATGTATTTTTCCTTTCGTATTGGTTCTTTTTGTTGATGTCACTTCCGGTTCTACTACTTTTCTTATACTTGTCCCAGGCTTTCTACTTAAAATTGGACTGGAACCGCCGCCTATATTTCTTATGAGATTCCTTAAGGTTTTTGGATTCTCTAATAAAGGAGATTCTCTGTTTGAACAGCAAGGAAAATGTTAGTAAATGGTGTAGCATGTTGAATTACATCGGTTTATCAAAcggtaaattaaaatatttactgtGCTATAATGTAAAAGTCATCCATGAGTGGTGGATGCTGAGGAGCTGGTCCTGGATTTACATCCATTACATTTTCTATCTTAACAGACTCGCTTAAACGTTGTTTCAATACTTCATTCTCTTCTTGAAGCCGTTTCAATCTATTTGTGTCCTCGTCTATCGCAAGCAACGTCGGTTGTGGCATACACTATAATTCAtgcgaattaaaattaaactaTATACAATGtggttaaatatataaatatattactacaTTTTGTTCATTGTATtaagttaaaattaatatttttttctatgaTATCAAAATGGTAAGACTCGTAAATGAGAGGCACGATGCAAAATACCTTTCACCTACTTGAAAAATAGTAGCAAGGAAATTGTGCAGGGACACTAACATAGTGTCCTGCCATTGTCTACTAAAATGTACAGAGTATGCTGGATTGTCTTCAGGATTTTTAACAAATGGCAATGctgtaaaaattacaaaaaaataataaaatgtaaaatacattttttctattatttctatCAATAAAATGTTGTCCTACCAAACCATTCTTTCCACTCTGAATGTCCTTGTAACTCTGGTgtcatttttgtaaaaaattctTGAATCCGatcttgtttattatttactgCTGCATTAACCAAGTACATTTTTAGAACAGCATTCTCTAGTTTTCTCACAGCTGGTGTAAAATGACTTTCCAAACGGGAGAACATCCTCATGTCTAAATGTCCCCATAATTCTCTTAAAGATGCTAAGTCATAATTGTATATGTATTGCATCAATTGATCGACGATCTTATCAAcctgataaaaaaaataatgaaaatcttTGCTAGAATTATATCAGTTTGCCTGAAATTAAGGAATGTAAACATTATAAGGTATTTAGAAGAGACTATAAGAGACTAAATTTAagttttaattctttttattgtaGTTTCGTTAACTAAATGAAATTTGTAGACATTgttttcgtatatttttgtttcacttTCTCACTTTCTCTATCATAATTCCTTACAAGCTCACCCTAAagcctttttctttctcggCTTTCAAGTCGTTATCAAAAGCTTTCAAGGTTTGGCTAAAACCTCTGAAGAGCAGATATTCTTTGACCAATTCGTCCACATACTGAATGTGAGACATTTTCCTTTAATTCTCTTCAAAATATCAACTTTCTCCTTCAACTGACAGCCGTATGTTGTCATCCTTTGGCCATTTTGCTGTTCGCTGAATATGCAGCGAATTTTCGTCTGACAGTCATTATTACCAACGTTAGCATATCCTATTTATCACCGTAAAAAAAATCAAaagtttctgaaataaaaaatgatcaaaatgaACGAAAACAATTAACAAAACATGACATTTTCTTAACTGTtgaaatattgataatatccaaaattaatagatttttggataaagaataaatttttcttctagTAGTCAATAGGTTATCAATTTAAGTATGTTAACATTCTAGGAAAAATGgacgtaaaataatatttatatctacGTTATATCATGTCATAAGATTATCACAAACATTGTGATGAAATAAAGATAAAGCAGCATGCAAGCATTTTTTGTCACATAATTTTTATGACCAATGGTTAAGGACAGGTAAAATGCTTGAAGCCCATTAAAATAGTCGGTACGTTTCCACGTCGCACAAAGTCATGACTTTTCTCTTTAAGAGGGAGATAAGAAGAATGTATTATAAGTACATTATGTACTTACGTAATGTACTATATAAGTGTTCTAACATTCGGTATCATAACTATGAAGTCACGACTTAGTGTTAATATGATTTCACATTTACAGTACGAGGTATAGAACACGGAACAGGTACAGAATAGTGTTTCTATCTATCGAATAGAATTTGTATATCTTTATTCATGCATTTCATAGGTTTAATGAAATGTAGGACAGAAGCTCAGGATTTAATTCAGAAACTGTGACCATAAAAGTTAACAAatcaattttcttaattaGCTTTCTTTTTGCAAATGAACATGGGCACCTTAGCGAGATTTACACAGCCCGGTTTGGCTCTTACCATGATCGTAAGACAGAGAAGATGATTGAGTTCGCCAGTTTCAAACAGAGTTTACCGGCTTCCATGCCATTTCACCAATGAGAATTCAGTTGACTGATCGTCTACATCTTTGTACATAGCATAAACCTATTGAAAGACGTAAAATGTTAAAGATTCAAAATAATTGAAGACCGAAGGTTCAAATCTGACATACACGCATAGGTTTAGATTAAATTTTCTGTAATTGATAATCCGATTAATTATGCATTTGGACTTTGAGCGCAATATCAGTTCGCCAATTCAAA contains:
- the LOC126869918 gene encoding WD repeat-containing protein 91 isoform X2: MQYIYNYDLASLRELWGHLDMRMFSRLESHFTPAVRKLENAVLKMYLVNAAVNNKQDRIQEFFTKMTPELQGHSEWKEWFALPFVKNPEDNPAYSVHFSRQWQDTMLVSLHNFLATIFQCMPQPTLLAIDEDTNRLKRLQEENEVLKQRLSESVKIENVMDVNPGPAPQHPPLMDDFYIIAQESPLLENPKTLRNLIRNIGGGSSPILSRKPGTSIRKVVEPEVTSTKRTNTKGKIHSINKSEPVSKRSISCDSRLTSSRKRDSSIDAVAERKAKDKIDSTYILLSQEEYTEHKTSIIQCKSNASGSYVATGDADGIIKVWTPIPSPKTVTTFISAPANSNKAITALDWISKNERYFLHGDNNGLIQLHDTRDCKTLWDIQHENSRIITLLCNPTESTFVCSVSDSNEGKLLLYDIKTRKLERTLPMEQNVTALCSAFNHNGQLLITGLSNGNILIHDLRRNEIIDNISCHSSPVIDIELINDYTNICTQSEDGKLCQRSLNHSGKILWETKIKVEKNTVHGKLFTFDQSGNYMLLCTQTGGNIYKMPPGAQAKILELGGHKGTLCCDWSTANQSGTCITGGAEGKVRVSTLLSP
- the LOC126869934 gene encoding transcription initiation protein SPT3 homolog isoform X2, encoding MTEASFTKPANDSQFLRNEPVNYTTEIRQMMHGFGDSSEPLIESAKIIEEVVLQQMRTIVRKACEISEKRGNSKKGICISAEDLIFLLRKNKVKLQRLLKYLELKEFKSSIHKTIESDSPEDIVQNESPNGSKKKGSLHSFLSQINNTGELLEDASTVDEVKQQRCIRAEIMTRSMDEARYLKFSKARNASFANKNRHKFSDWIAPDSDITVTKQAYIILGYLAYETVAQIIDFALLVRQDQNKIYGDAIDRLRLSYVNPYTYKPYYHGKVAVTKPITPAEIIEALRRYWSPQLDMTGPFNRWSMRKPHLKLLSS
- the LOC126869934 gene encoding transcription initiation protein SPT3 homolog isoform X1; its protein translation is MTEASFTKPANDSQFLRNEPVNYTTEIRQMMHGFGDSSEPLIESAKIIEEVVLQQMRTIVRKACEISEKRGNSKKGICISAEDLIFLLRKNKVKLQRLLKYLELKEFKSSIHKTIESDSPEDIVQNESPNGSKKKGSLHSFLSQINNTGELLEDASTVDEVKQQRCIRAEIMTRSMDEARYLKFSKARNASFANKNRHKFSDWIAPDSDITVTKQAYIILGYLAYETVAQIIDFALLVRQDQNKIYGDAIDRLRLSYVNPYTYKPYYHGKQVAVTKPITPAEIIEALRRYWSPQLDMTGPFNRWSMRKPHLKLLSS
- the LOC126869918 gene encoding WD repeat-containing protein 91 isoform X1; this translates as MSHIQYVDELVKEYLLFRGFSQTLKAFDNDLKAEKEKGFRVDKIVDQLMQYIYNYDLASLRELWGHLDMRMFSRLESHFTPAVRKLENAVLKMYLVNAAVNNKQDRIQEFFTKMTPELQGHSEWKEWFALPFVKNPEDNPAYSVHFSRQWQDTMLVSLHNFLATIFQCMPQPTLLAIDEDTNRLKRLQEENEVLKQRLSESVKIENVMDVNPGPAPQHPPLMDDFYIIAQESPLLENPKTLRNLIRNIGGGSSPILSRKPGTSIRKVVEPEVTSTKRTNTKGKIHSINKSEPVSKRSISCDSRLTSSRKRDSSIDAVAERKAKDKIDSTYILLSQEEYTEHKTSIIQCKSNASGSYVATGDADGIIKVWTPIPSPKTVTTFISAPANSNKAITALDWISKNERYFLHGDNNGLIQLHDTRDCKTLWDIQHENSRIITLLCNPTESTFVCSVSDSNEGKLLLYDIKTRKLERTLPMEQNVTALCSAFNHNGQLLITGLSNGNILIHDLRRNEIIDNISCHSSPVIDIELINDYTNICTQSEDGKLCQRSLNHSGKILWETKIKVEKNTVHGKLFTFDQSGNYMLLCTQTGGNIYKMPPGAQAKILELGGHKGTLCCDWSTANQSGTCITGGAEGKVRVSTLLSP